The Teredinibacter sp. KSP-S5-2 genomic interval TAAAAATACTCAGGCGTTCACTCATTATCTTTTTACTTGGTTTAGCCTTAAATGCCTTTCCTACCTACGAAAGCTTCGACAGCTTACGCATTATGAGTGTATTGGGCAGAATTGGCTTAGCTTACGCTTTGGCTGCAATATTGGTGCTCTTACTCAAACCAACTGGAATCAGAATCTTATCTATCATTCTATTGGTGGCATATTGGTTGATATTGCAAAGTGTAGGAGATGGCGCTTATACGCTGGAAACCAATTTGGTTCGGCAAGTGGATTTAATGCTTCTTGGGGAAGGGCATATGTGGCAGGGCAAAGGCATACCATTTGACCCTGAAGGAATACTCAGTACTTTACCGTCACTCGTCAGTATTTTTATTGGTTTTGAAGTTGGCCGCTTAGTGGCAACAAGTTCGGAAAAAAGTCAGGTTGTAAAATATTTATTGATATGGGGTGTTGCTGCATTTGCTCTGGGTTACCTATGGAGCATAGTGATGCCGATTAACAAATACCTATGGACCAGTTCTTACGTGCTGGTTACCTCGGCTGTGGCACTTTGGGTACTGGCATTGTTTATCTGGTTTGTCGATATTCAAGGCTATCACGCATCGGTTCGACCTTTGGTGGTATATGGCATGAACCCATTGTTTATTTATGTTTTTGCCGCAGTCTGGACGGATTGTTATCGCTTGGTCGACATGTCCCTTCCATCCGGCGGAACTGGAATGCTGCGTGAATGGCTATTTCAGCATATGAGCCATATATTCACACCGATAAATGCCTCCCTTGTTTATGCATTAATTCATGTTTTCATCTTCTGGTTGGTATGTTTGTTTTTATACCGAAAGAATATTGTGATAAAGATATAAGCAATTTTGTGCAGAGCAAGGTGAGTAAGATAACGGGATACCTCTGCGGCGCCAACAGAACTCGGGTGGCG includes:
- a CDS encoding DUF5009 domain-containing protein, which encodes MQRYLALDAFRGLTIALMILVITPGSWSHVYPPLLHAEWHGWTPTDLVFPFFMFIIGVAMYFSFSKQNFQLNTVSIIKILRRSLIIFLLGLALNAFPTYESFDSLRIMSVLGRIGLAYALAAILVLLLKPTGIRILSIILLVAYWLILQSVGDGAYTLETNLVRQVDLMLLGEGHMWQGKGIPFDPEGILSTLPSLVSIFIGFEVGRLVATSSEKSQVVKYLLIWGVAAFALGYLWSIVMPINKYLWTSSYVLVTSAVALWVLALFIWFVDIQGYHASVRPLVVYGMNPLFIYVFAAVWTDCYRLVDMSLPSGGTGMLREWLFQHMSHIFTPINASLVYALIHVFIFWLVCLFLYRKNIVIKI
- a CDS encoding phage integrase N-terminal SAM-like domain-containing protein — protein: MSVAHFLRHVREVIPIKGMAYKTEKTYLTWVRQFISYTEKRHPSSVGAAEVSRYLTHLALHKIAYIFITIFFRYKNKHTNQKMKT